Genomic segment of Acidobacteriota bacterium:
GCGCACGCGCTGGGGGCGTGGGGCGCTGGCGCTGGCCGCCGTGCCGGTCGCGATCGCGGCGAACGCCGGGCGAGTGTCGGGCACCGGCCTGGCCGCGCACGTCTGGAGCCCGGAGGCGGCCGAAGGTTTCTTCCACGCATTCTCCGGCTGGATCGTGTTTGCGGCAACCTTCGCCGCGCTGCTCGCGGTCGAGCGCCTCATCGTCACCATCGAGCAGCGCCAGCCTGCGCACGGGGCGATCGGCACGCCGCGCATGGCGCCCACACTACCGGCCAGGGGAGCGTAATGGGACTGCCAGGCCGCGCCATCGCCGCCAGTCTGTTGATTGCGTCGGCCGCGCTGGTCGTGCAGCGCGCGGCCGGCGCCGAGTCGGTGCCGCTGCGCGCGCCGCTCGCGTCGATGCCCCTGTCTCTGGCGGGATGGATCGGCCGCGATCTGCCGCCGTGGGACGAGAAGATCGAGAGCGTCCTCGGAGCCGACGAGTACATCAACCGCAGGTATGTCCTGACCTCCGCGACGCGCGATCGGACGGTGACGGCGTCCGCCCCGGCGATGGCGGATCTGTACGTCGGCTACTACCGCAGCCAGCGGCAGGGGGATTCGATCCATTCGCCGCAGAACTGCCTGCCGGGCGCGGGATGGCAGCCGGTATCCGGCGAGCGGGTCACTATCCCGATCCGTGACGGCTCCGCCATTCCGGTCAACCGTTACGTCATCCAGAAGGACCTGGATCGCCAGGTCGTCCTGTATTGGTTCCAGGGACGCGGTCGGGTCGTCGCGAACGAGTATGCGAACCGCGCGTACCTCGTCGTCGATTCCCTGCGGGCGCGGCGCTCCGATGGCGCGCTCGTCCGTGTCATGTCTCCAGTGACTGGTTCCACCGGGCAGGCGGCCGCTGCCGCCGCGTCGTTCGCGGCGGCCATGTACCCTCGCCTGTCCGAGGTTGTTCCATGAGCCCTGCACACCGGCCCACCTGGCGCCCGGTCGCGCTGTTCGTACTGCTGGCGGCGAGTGCCGCCGCGTGCGAGAGCGCTGAGTCGCGCGCGCAGAAGTACGTCGCAAGCGGCGACGCGTACGAAGCCAGGCGGCAGTACGCGGAAGCCATCATTGAGTATCGGAACGCGATCAAGTCGCAGCCGAGCCGGGGCGACGTTCACCTGAAGCTCGGGCGGGCGTACCTGCGCGCGGGGGATCCGGCCAGCGCGCTGCAGTCGATGATCAGGGCGGCGGACCTGCAAACCACGAACAGCGCCGTGCAGATCGAGACCGGCTCGATGCAGTTGCTCGCCGGGGACGCAATCGGCGCACAGAGCCGCGCGGACATCGTCCTGAAGCGCGAGCCGCGGCACATCCAGGCGCACGTGCTGCTGGGGAACGCCCAGGCGGCGATGCGGCGCATGGATGACGCGCGCGCCACGCTCGAGCGCGCGGTTCGCCTCGACCCTTCATCGGGCGACGCGCTCTCCGCGCTGGGTTCTCTCTATCTCATGCAGGGCGACCGCCGGAGGGCCGAGGTGACCTTGCAGCGCGCCGTGAAGGAGGCGCCGTCCCGCGACAACGCCCGCCTCGCGCTTGCGAACTACTATTGGATGACCGGCGATCGCGACTCAGCGGAACGCGAGCTGCGGCACGTGCTTGACGCAGCCCCGCGGAACTCGATCGCGCAGTTCGCGCTCGCGCGTCTGTACGAGCAGACCGGACGGCCGAGCGAGGCGGAGACGCAGTTCAAGGCCCTGGCGGGGCAAGGTGGCACGACGGCGCGCCTCGCGCTCGCGGACTATTACCTCCGTCACAGGCGGGCGGCAGAGGCCATCGCCGCTGCCGAACCGTTGAGAAGCGATCCGGTGCGTGGCGCGGACGCGAGCCTGATCGTCGCGCGGGCGCATGTGGAGGAGGGTGCGCGCGCCGAGGCGGGCAGCGTGCTGGATGCGGTGATCAAGAGGGACTCGCGCAACGCCGAAGTGCGGCTCCTCAAAGCGCGGCTGCTGCTCGACGCGAACGATCTGGAAGGCGGGTTGAAGCACGCGAAGGCCGCCGTCAAAGCGGCGCCGGGCCTTCCCGAAGCGCACTACGTGCTGGGCCTTGCCCATCTGCGCGCGGGACGCGCCGCCGAGGCGGAGCCGGCATTCACGTCTGCCGTGAAGATCGACGCGTCGCACGCGGGCGCGGAACTCGAGCTGTCGCGCATCGCGCTGGCGCGGGGTGACGCTCGGGGCGCCTTGCAGGCCGCACGCCGCGCGGAGCGACACCCGGATCGAAAAGCGGCCGGCGTGCAGCTCGCGCTCTCGCTCGCCGCGGCGGGTCAGACCTCGCAGGCGCGGGACACGATCGCGCCGCTCGTCCGCGCCTACCCGGAGGACCCGGTGGTGCAATTCCAGCTCGCCCGGATTGCGCTCGCGCAGCGGGACTTTACGACGGCGCGCGCCGCGTTCGAGCGCGTGCTGCAGACGCAGCCCAGCTCGATGGAGGCGCTCGAGGGGATCGTCGCGGCCGAGGCGGCGGCAGGGAAGACTGACGCCGCCGCCGCCCGGCTCGCCGAGCGCACCGAGTCCGCCCGGTCGGGCGCGGAAGCCGCACAGTATCGCGTGCTCGCGGCACGGTTGGAGATCGCCCGGAACCGTCCAGACGAGGCGGTCACCGCCCTGAAGAACGCCATCGCGCGCGATTCGCGCCATATCGACGCGTACATGATCCTTGGGCAGCTTTACGCCTCGCGCGGGCAACTCGAGGCCGCCGAGCAGGAGTTTCGGCGCCTCGCGGCCGAGCGGCCGGACGCGGCCGCGAGCGCCCACACCATGCTCGGCATCGTCCAGCAGATGCAGGGGAGGACGGCGGAAGCGACGGGCGAGTACGTGGCGGCGCTCGAGGCCGACAGCAACGCCGTGGTGGCGGCGAACAACCTGGCGTGGATTTACGCCGAGGAGGGACGGCTCGACGAGGCGCTGCCGCTCGCCCAGCGCGCTGCCGCGCGGATGCCGACGCGGCCGGAGGTGCAGGACACGCTCGGCTGGGTGTACTACCGCAAGGAACTGCCGATGCACGCGGCCCTCGCTTTCGAGAAGAGCGCCGAGCTGGCGCCGCAGAACCCGACGTACGCGTACCACCTGGGCCTCGCCTGCGCCAAGGCCGAACGGAGCGCCGACGCACGCCGTGCGCTGAACAAGGCGATCGCGCTCGGCCGAACCGCGCCATGGATCGGCGACGCGCGGCGGGCGCTCGGTGGTATTGAAACGGAGACAAGGCAAAAGGAAAAAGGCGGAAGGTAGAGCGCGCCGCTTCCTAGCTCGAGCCTCTAAACTGCAGCGCCTCGGCAATGTGCTCCCTCGCGATCTCAGCGTCGCCCGCGAGATCGGCGATCGTGCGTGCGACGCGCAGCACCCGGTCGTGCGCGCGGGCCGGGAGGGCGAGCCGTTCTCCCGCGTCGCCGAGCAGGCGCCCGCCGGCGCGGTCCGGCCGGCAGAATGCGCGGAGGCCGCGCCCTTCGAGGCGCGCGTTGACGCGCGTCGTGTCGGAGCCGCGCTCGCGCGGATTGCGCGCTGCCTGGCGCGCCCGGGCCGCGACGACGCGCGCGCGCATGGCCGCCGACGGCTCGCCGGGGGGTCGCTCGCCCGGCGCGCCGGGCAACACCGCGGGCACGTCCACCACTAAATCAATGCGATCGCGCAGCGGGCCCGATACCCGCGCGCTGTACTGCGCGGCCTGTGACGGCGTGCACCGGCACGGGCGCCTTGTGTCGCCGAGAAACCCGCAGGGACAGGGGTTCATCGCGGCCACCAGCATGAACCGCGCGGGGAAGGTCACCGTCCGCGCCGCCCGCGCAATCCGCACGATGCCTTCCTCGAGTGGCTGCCGAAGCACGTCGAGCACCCGCCGGCCGAACTCGGGCATCTCGTCCAGGAAGAGCACGCCGCGATGCGCGAGCGAGATTTCACCGGGACGCGGCACGCTTCCGCCGCCGACCAGGGCGACGTCGGAAATAGTGTGATGCGGCGCGCGAAACGGCCGCCTGGCGAGGAGGCCGGCCCCTGGCGGCAGCAGGCCCGCCACCGAATGGATGATGGTGACTTCGAGCGCTTCGTCGAACGACATCGGCGGCAGCAGGCCGGCCACGCGCCGCGCCATCATCGTCTTGCCGGCGCCGGGTGGCCCGACGAGCAGCACGTTGTGCCCGCCGGCGGCGCCAATCTCCAGGGCGCGTCGCGACAGCGCCTGCCCGTACACGTCCGCGAAATCAGATTCTCCCTCGTCCTCGGCCGGCGGTTGCGCCGTGACGGGTGGCAGGTCCGCAGGGAAGGGAGCCCCGTTGAGCGCCGCGACCGCATCGGTCAGCCGGCGCACCGGCATGAGCGCCGTTCCTTTCACCACGGATGCTTCCGCCAGGTTGCCGTATGGCAGGAGCACCCCGCGAAGCGCACGGCGGCGGGCCGACACCGCCACGGGCAGCACGCCGCGCACGGGATGGATCACGCCGTCGAGCGACAGCTCGCCCAGCACCAGTACGTCTTCCATGACGCCCGGGATCGCGCCGGACGCCGCGAGGATCCCGAGGGCGATCGGCAGGTCGAAGGCCGACCCCGCCTTGCGGAGGTCGGCCGGCGAGAGATTCACCGTGATGCGATGTTGCGGGTAGTCGAATCCCGAGTTCCTGATCGCGCTGCGAACGCGGTCCCGGCTTTCTCGGACGCTGGCGTCGGGCAGGCCGACCATCGTGAACCCCGGGATGCCGAACGACACGTCGACCTCTACCTGCACCGGGCACGCCTCGATGCCGATGACCGCCGCAGTCTTGAGGAGGGCGAGCACACAGGGGCGCCTGCAAGGGGCGGCCCCTGTGTGCAATCAGTCAGTTAGGAGAAATGTGTGCAGGTTCTGCGCGGTGCCTAGCGGCCGCGCTCGGCAAAAATCGTCAGGCGGTCACCCACGGCAATGCGAGTACCGCGCATGCGGTTCCAGCTCTTGATCTTGTCAACCGTCGTGTTGTAGAGCCGCGCGATCGAGAACAGCGTGTCACCCCGTCGCACCCGGTGCGTCGTGCGCTCCACCTTCGGCCGTGTGTTCGAGGCCAGGACCACCGGGGCCTCATCGGCCCCTTGAGCGATCGTGCGGCTGGCGGTGATGGCCGGCGGCGCCGGACGATCGGAGCGCGCCGCGAGCACGGTGGCGGGCGCGCGCGGGATGATCAGTGACTGCCCGGCACGCACGCGCGACGACACGCGGAGCTGGTTCGCTTCCGCCAGATCGAGCCGGTTCACCCGCAGCTTGCGGGCGATCGTCTTGAGTGACTCGCCGCGGCGCACGGTGTACCACTTGACGGCGGTGAGCTCGCTCTCCGACGCGTCGGCGAGCCGCGCGCGCAGCGTCTCGGCGGTGCCGACCGGCACCTTGACCTCGTACTCGTACCGGACCGGCGTCGTCCATCGGCGCAGCTCCGGATTCAGAGACTGGATGACGTCGATCGTGGAGTCGGTCCACTCCGCGACGCGCCGCAGGTCCACCGCCTTGGGCACCCTGACCTTCTCATACTGGACGGGGGGCTCGGCGGTGAATTGAATGCCGTACTGCGCCGGGTTGCGCGCGACGATCATCGCCGCGAGGATCATCGGCACGTACTCGCGGGTCTCGCGGGGGAGGGTCCGGCGCCCGCGCTCGACGAGCGACCAGAAATCCTCGACCTTGTACCGCTTCAGCGCGCGCTGCACGCGGCCGGGCCCGCCATTGTAGGAGGCGAGCGCCAGGTGCCAGTCGCCGTCGAACATGCGGTTGAGCGTCTTCAGGTATTTCGCCGCGGCAATCGTCGCCTTCTCCGGGTCCGAGCGCTCGTCGATATACCAGTCGTGGCGCAGCCCGTTTTCGAGCGCGGTGCCGCGCATGAACTGCCAGACCCCCTTGGCCTTCGCGCGCGACAGCGCGTTCGGCTTGAACGCACTCTCGACGATGGGAATGTAGGCGAGGTCGAGCGGCAGCCCCTCGGCGCGGAAGACGCTTTCGATCATCGGCAGGTACTTGCTTCCGCGCTGCAGGCCGTCCTGGATGTAGTCGCGCAGCCGTCCCTGGAACAGCTCGACGTAGGAGAGCACCTTCTCATTGAGCGGGATGGGAACGTCCGACACGCGGTGCTCGAGGTCGGCGACCACCGTCTCGCGCGTGTCGGGAACGGCGACCGGCTTGGGCGTGAAGGTCGCGATATCCAGCAGTTCGTCGAGGCTGGCCTCCTCGTACTTCTTCTCGGTGAATCCGTCCCCCTGGGCCAGCGCGGTGACCTCGTGGGCGTTGATGCGGTCGATCAGCTTATCGAAGTGCTCGCGAAGCCGGCCGTCCCAGCGCGCGCCGTATTCGGACTCGAGCAGCACGTCCACGGCGCGGTCGAACTCCACGCGCGCCTGGTCGAGGTGCCCCAGCTTCAGCTCGCGCTCGCCGGCGGCGAAATGCTGTTCGGACTTCGCGATGAGGGCCGCGACAGGATCCTGGGCGGTGCGTGGTGAAGTCTGCCGCGCCGGCTGGCGCTGGCCGGCGATCACCGGGCTGGCGATCGCCAGCGCGACCATCGCGCCGAGCAACACCGGCGCGCGTCGCGGGAAATTTCGAAACTTGACGACCATGGGCGCTCCCGCGTGGGTCGCGGCGCGCGTGCCGCAACCTCGCTGAGGTCGCCCCCCAGCGGGGGGCTCCCGTTGTTCGACGGCACCCGGGCGTCCCCGGGCGTATCGACCGGCGTTCGAGGCTGGGGAGCCTCTATTGCTCTCC
This window contains:
- a CDS encoding tetratricopeptide repeat protein, which encodes MSPAHRPTWRPVALFVLLAASAAACESAESRAQKYVASGDAYEARRQYAEAIIEYRNAIKSQPSRGDVHLKLGRAYLRAGDPASALQSMIRAADLQTTNSAVQIETGSMQLLAGDAIGAQSRADIVLKREPRHIQAHVLLGNAQAAMRRMDDARATLERAVRLDPSSGDALSALGSLYLMQGDRRRAEVTLQRAVKEAPSRDNARLALANYYWMTGDRDSAERELRHVLDAAPRNSIAQFALARLYEQTGRPSEAETQFKALAGQGGTTARLALADYYLRHRRAAEAIAAAEPLRSDPVRGADASLIVARAHVEEGARAEAGSVLDAVIKRDSRNAEVRLLKARLLLDANDLEGGLKHAKAAVKAAPGLPEAHYVLGLAHLRAGRAAEAEPAFTSAVKIDASHAGAELELSRIALARGDARGALQAARRAERHPDRKAAGVQLALSLAAAGQTSQARDTIAPLVRAYPEDPVVQFQLARIALAQRDFTTARAAFERVLQTQPSSMEALEGIVAAEAAAGKTDAAAARLAERTESARSGAEAAQYRVLAARLEIARNRPDEAVTALKNAIARDSRHIDAYMILGQLYASRGQLEAAEQEFRRLAAERPDAAASAHTMLGIVQQMQGRTAEATGEYVAALEADSNAVVAANNLAWIYAEEGRLDEALPLAQRAAARMPTRPEVQDTLGWVYYRKELPMHAALAFEKSAELAPQNPTYAYHLGLACAKAERSADARRALNKAIALGRTAPWIGDARRALGGIETETRQKEKGGR
- the epsI gene encoding EpsI family protein; this encodes MGLPGRAIAASLLIASAALVVQRAAGAESVPLRAPLASMPLSLAGWIGRDLPPWDEKIESVLGADEYINRRYVLTSATRDRTVTASAPAMADLYVGYYRSQRQGDSIHSPQNCLPGAGWQPVSGERVTIPIRDGSAIPVNRYVIQKDLDRQVVLYWFQGRGRVVANEYANRAYLVVDSLRARRSDGALVRVMSPVTGSTGQAAAAAASFAAAMYPRLSEVVP
- a CDS encoding transglycosylase SLT domain-containing protein; amino-acid sequence: MVVKFRNFPRRAPVLLGAMVALAIASPVIAGQRQPARQTSPRTAQDPVAALIAKSEQHFAAGERELKLGHLDQARVEFDRAVDVLLESEYGARWDGRLREHFDKLIDRINAHEVTALAQGDGFTEKKYEEASLDELLDIATFTPKPVAVPDTRETVVADLEHRVSDVPIPLNEKVLSYVELFQGRLRDYIQDGLQRGSKYLPMIESVFRAEGLPLDLAYIPIVESAFKPNALSRAKAKGVWQFMRGTALENGLRHDWYIDERSDPEKATIAAAKYLKTLNRMFDGDWHLALASYNGGPGRVQRALKRYKVEDFWSLVERGRRTLPRETREYVPMILAAMIVARNPAQYGIQFTAEPPVQYEKVRVPKAVDLRRVAEWTDSTIDVIQSLNPELRRWTTPVRYEYEVKVPVGTAETLRARLADASESELTAVKWYTVRRGESLKTIARKLRVNRLDLAEANQLRVSSRVRAGQSLIIPRAPATVLAARSDRPAPPAITASRTIAQGADEAPVVLASNTRPKVERTTHRVRRGDTLFSIARLYNTTVDKIKSWNRMRGTRIAVGDRLTIFAERGR
- a CDS encoding YifB family Mg chelatase-like AAA ATPase, with protein sequence MLALLKTAAVIGIEACPVQVEVDVSFGIPGFTMVGLPDASVRESRDRVRSAIRNSGFDYPQHRITVNLSPADLRKAGSAFDLPIALGILAASGAIPGVMEDVLVLGELSLDGVIHPVRGVLPVAVSARRRALRGVLLPYGNLAEASVVKGTALMPVRRLTDAVAALNGAPFPADLPPVTAQPPAEDEGESDFADVYGQALSRRALEIGAAGGHNVLLVGPPGAGKTMMARRVAGLLPPMSFDEALEVTIIHSVAGLLPPGAGLLARRPFRAPHHTISDVALVGGGSVPRPGEISLAHRGVLFLDEMPEFGRRVLDVLRQPLEEGIVRIARAARTVTFPARFMLVAAMNPCPCGFLGDTRRPCRCTPSQAAQYSARVSGPLRDRIDLVVDVPAVLPGAPGERPPGEPSAAMRARVVAARARQAARNPRERGSDTTRVNARLEGRGLRAFCRPDRAGGRLLGDAGERLALPARAHDRVLRVARTIADLAGDAEIAREHIAEALQFRGSS